One window of Sinorhizobium fredii NGR234 genomic DNA carries:
- a CDS encoding dimethylsulfonioproprionate lyase family protein gives MLRSEPLQGFLDAAFVAFDRFAVDTRARQSIMQVFSRLASPLPIRQGQGRRLPVVDRFLATALETGSDDAVLAALLDRFKAIEEQLEWKTRSIYDHTASATFLLGHGNALIVGPQALEDRTDAWIGASLLAPDVRYPDHNHAPEETYLVLSEGEFSQAGGEWFAPGIGGSFFNPPNIKHAMRSGTKPLFAFWALLPDTPQH, from the coding sequence ATGCTAAGAAGCGAGCCACTCCAGGGCTTTTTGGATGCCGCATTCGTGGCATTCGATCGCTTTGCCGTCGATACGCGAGCTCGGCAGTCGATCATGCAGGTCTTCTCAAGGTTGGCGAGCCCATTGCCGATCAGGCAGGGCCAGGGAAGACGCCTGCCCGTCGTCGATCGCTTCCTCGCCACCGCGTTGGAAACCGGAAGCGACGACGCCGTCCTCGCCGCGCTGCTCGATCGTTTCAAGGCGATTGAGGAACAGCTGGAGTGGAAGACCCGCTCCATCTACGATCACACGGCAAGCGCTACCTTTCTGCTCGGTCACGGCAACGCCCTGATTGTCGGACCGCAGGCCCTTGAAGACCGGACCGATGCCTGGATCGGCGCATCCCTTTTGGCGCCGGACGTCCGCTATCCGGACCACAATCACGCCCCTGAAGAAACATATCTCGTGCTGTCGGAGGGGGAGTTCAGCCAGGCCGGCGGCGAATGGTTCGCTCCCGGTATCGGTGGCTCATTCTTCAACCCGCCAAACATAAAGCACGCCATGCGGTCGGGCACAAAGCCCCTCTTCGCCTTCTGGGCATTGTTGCCCGATACGCCCCAACATTGA
- a CDS encoding IS1380-like element ISRsp7 family transposase: MQTHCIAEQLEFEGFDGHKVVAGFDGGAITSDAGALLLRHVDGVIGLFDRVAACFVDDRDPTCTVHSVRTLVGQRVAAIALGYEDVDDHDRLRHDPVLALLSERLTPKRQDCAVLAGKSTLNRLEHGRLGQPTRYHKIAYDRQALEALFIELFLDAHDSPPEEIVLDLDATDDPLHGHQEGRFFHGYYNCYCYLPLYIFCGRHLLSAKLRRSNIDASAGSVAEIDRIIGQIRQSWPNVRIILRADSGFARDELMDWCETNKVDYVFGLARNPRLERQIAPAMEEASLLSQASAQATRVFRDFLWSTKDSWTRRRRVVGKAEWTLLGANPRFIVTSLKPERWAAQTLYEDLYCARGDMENRIKECQLDLYADRTSAHTMHANQLRLWFASLAYVLICALRRLGLAHTRLAEATCGTIRLKLLKIGAQVRVSVRRIKIAMASACPYADEFALAHARIRAAAR, translated from the coding sequence ATGCAAACACACTGTATCGCCGAGCAGCTCGAATTTGAAGGCTTCGACGGTCACAAAGTGGTCGCTGGTTTCGACGGCGGAGCGATCACCTCGGATGCCGGCGCCCTGCTGCTTCGCCATGTCGATGGGGTCATCGGACTGTTCGACCGGGTGGCCGCTTGCTTCGTTGATGACCGCGATCCGACGTGCACGGTCCACAGCGTGCGCACGCTGGTCGGGCAGCGCGTTGCGGCGATCGCGCTGGGCTACGAGGATGTCGATGACCACGACAGGCTGCGCCACGACCCGGTGCTCGCGCTTCTGTCGGAGCGGCTGACGCCGAAGCGGCAAGACTGTGCGGTGCTTGCCGGCAAATCCACCTTGAACCGGCTGGAGCACGGCCGTCTCGGCCAGCCGACGCGCTATCACAAGATCGCTTACGACAGGCAAGCGCTGGAAGCGCTGTTCATCGAGCTGTTCCTGGACGCGCACGACAGCCCGCCTGAGGAAATCGTGCTCGATCTCGACGCCACCGATGATCCGCTGCACGGTCACCAGGAGGGTCGGTTCTTTCACGGCTATTACAACTGCTATTGCTATCTGCCGCTGTACATCTTCTGCGGCCGCCACCTGCTTTCGGCCAAGCTACGGCGTTCGAACATCGACGCCAGCGCAGGCTCGGTCGCCGAAATCGATCGTATCATCGGGCAGATCCGCCAAAGCTGGCCAAACGTGCGCATCATCCTGCGCGCCGATTCCGGCTTCGCCCGCGACGAACTGATGGACTGGTGCGAGACCAACAAGGTCGACTATGTCTTTGGCCTTGCTCGCAACCCGCGGCTGGAAAGGCAAATCGCGCCGGCCATGGAGGAAGCAAGCCTGTTATCCCAGGCAAGCGCCCAGGCGACCCGCGTCTTCCGCGACTTCCTGTGGTCGACCAAGGACAGCTGGACACGACGACGGCGGGTCGTTGGAAAAGCGGAATGGACGCTGCTGGGCGCCAATCCGCGCTTCATCGTCACCTCCCTTAAGCCAGAGCGCTGGGCGGCACAGACGCTTTACGAGGATCTCTACTGCGCCCGCGGTGACATGGAGAACCGCATCAAAGAATGCCAGCTCGATCTCTACGCCGACCGCACCAGCGCCCACACCATGCACGCCAATCAACTGCGCCTCTGGTTCGCCTCGTTGGCCTACGTGCTGATCTGCGCCCTGCGCCGCCTTGGCCTTGCCCATACGCGGCTCGCCGAGGCGACCTGCGGCACCATCCGGCTGAAGCTGTTAAAGATCGGCGCCCAGGTCCGCGTCTCGGTGCGTCGCATCAAAATCGCGATGGCATCCGCCTGTCCCTATGCCGACGAATTTGCACTGGCACACGCCCGAATACGTGCCGCGGCCCGCTGA
- a CDS encoding electron transfer flavoprotein subunit beta/FixA family protein — translation MKIIVPVKRVVDYNVKIRVKADGSGVELANVKMSMNPFDEISVEEALRLKEAGKASEVVVVSIGPAKAEETLRTALAMGADRAILVETEDQVEPLTVAKIVKGVAEAEQPGLIIVGKQAIDDDSNQTGQMLSALLGWAQGTFASKVELGDGKVNVTREVDGGLQTVELKLPAVVTTDLRLNEPRYASLPNIMKAKKKPLDKKSPADFGVDTAPRLKVLKTEEPSGRKAGIKVKSVAELVSSLKTAGVL, via the coding sequence ATGAAGATCATCGTACCGGTCAAACGGGTGGTGGACTACAACGTCAAGATCCGCGTCAAGGCGGATGGGTCGGGCGTCGAACTCGCCAACGTCAAGATGTCGATGAACCCGTTCGACGAGATCTCCGTCGAAGAGGCGCTGCGCCTCAAGGAAGCCGGCAAGGCCTCGGAAGTCGTCGTCGTGTCGATCGGCCCGGCCAAGGCCGAGGAAACGCTGAGGACCGCGCTCGCCATGGGCGCCGACCGGGCGATCCTCGTCGAGACCGAGGACCAGGTCGAGCCGCTCACTGTCGCCAAGATCGTCAAGGGTGTGGCCGAGGCCGAACAGCCGGGGCTGATCATCGTCGGCAAGCAGGCGATCGACGACGATTCGAACCAGACCGGCCAGATGCTCTCGGCGCTCTTGGGCTGGGCCCAGGGCACCTTCGCCTCGAAGGTCGAGCTCGGCGACGGCAAGGTCAATGTCACCCGCGAAGTCGACGGCGGCCTGCAGACGGTCGAACTGAAGCTGCCGGCCGTGGTGACCACCGACCTCAGGCTCAACGAGCCGCGCTATGCCTCGCTGCCGAACATCATGAAGGCGAAGAAGAAGCCGCTCGACAAGAAGAGCCCGGCCGACTTCGGCGTCGACACGGCGCCGCGGCTGAAGGTGTTGAAGACCGAGGAGCCGTCCGGCCGCAAGGCCGGCATCAAGGTCAAGTCGGTCGCCGAGCTGGTGTCCAGCCTGAAGACCGCCGGCGTGCTCTAA
- a CDS encoding ABC transporter permease, with the protein MDWFSEFPHMNDESLRQFKLSIDNAFRTFTRNYGDFIEGLFAPLSKFLIWAERLMTQTPWPIVLVVIVAIAWLASRNLRVVAGTMVTPLLIGYFDMWLDAMRTISMIFVCTVISIVVGLPIGIAMSRSDRLQRIVSPVLDVMQTMPSFVYLIPVVMLLGIGRIPGLIAVVIYALPPMIRLTDLGIRLVDRDVLEAADAFGCSKWQKLRNVELPLALPTIMAGINQTIMMALAMVVIASMIGVQGLGQPVLKAIANQYFTLGIFNGLAIVGIAIIFDRVSQAYGERLQKHREIVHG; encoded by the coding sequence ATGGACTGGTTTAGCGAGTTTCCGCATATGAACGACGAGTCATTGAGGCAATTCAAGCTCTCGATTGACAACGCGTTCCGCACTTTCACCCGCAACTATGGCGATTTCATCGAAGGATTGTTTGCGCCGCTCAGCAAGTTCCTCATCTGGGCAGAACGCCTGATGACCCAGACACCGTGGCCGATCGTCCTTGTCGTAATCGTGGCGATCGCCTGGCTTGCCAGCAGGAACCTGAGGGTCGTCGCCGGCACGATGGTCACGCCGCTCCTCATCGGGTACTTCGACATGTGGCTGGACGCCATGCGAACCATCTCGATGATCTTCGTCTGTACGGTCATCTCGATCGTCGTCGGACTGCCGATCGGCATCGCCATGTCTCGGTCGGACCGCTTGCAGAGGATCGTCAGCCCTGTGCTCGACGTCATGCAGACGATGCCGAGCTTTGTCTACCTCATTCCCGTGGTCATGCTTCTCGGCATCGGGCGTATTCCCGGACTGATCGCCGTCGTCATCTACGCATTGCCTCCGATGATCCGTCTTACCGATCTCGGCATCCGCCTTGTCGACAGGGACGTGCTGGAGGCGGCCGATGCGTTCGGGTGCTCGAAGTGGCAGAAACTCAGAAACGTTGAGCTGCCTCTCGCGCTCCCGACCATCATGGCCGGGATCAACCAGACGATCATGATGGCTCTTGCGATGGTGGTCATCGCTTCGATGATCGGGGTCCAGGGACTCGGTCAGCCCGTGCTCAAGGCTATCGCCAATCAGTACTTCACGCTGGGTATTTTCAACGGCCTCGCCATCGTGGGGATCGCAATCATCTTCGACCGCGTCAGCCAGGCCTATGGCGAGCGACTCCAGAAGCACAGGGAGATTGTCCATGGCTGA
- a CDS encoding Ldh family oxidoreductase, translating to MADEVTLVGQEAEGLAARACRGAGATEPTTRSLVAATMSAALFGPPTLGFPHLVDYLDSFRDGRISTNPQPKLNRPFAAFFVSDADRGIAQLGFDQAFDQFVETVRHFGVAIFTQTNSYTAGELGYFVRRLAAEGIVGLAATNANAMVVAKPGGPAVYSTNPLAFGFPMGDGSPPMIIDQASSATAFVNIVAAASEGRSIPAGWAVDADGNDTEDPNLALKGALLAFGGRKGANVALMVEMMSAGLSGGPWSLDTPDFRSGDVSPGVGMTVIAMMPGVDQAARIARARTQADRLAGLGVFIPGVTGTSKKEQLTIPAGVHRRIAEFAANAPAAGNMSLA from the coding sequence ATGGCAGACGAAGTGACACTCGTCGGGCAGGAAGCCGAAGGCCTCGCGGCGCGCGCATGTCGCGGTGCGGGTGCTACGGAGCCAACGACGCGCTCGCTCGTGGCCGCGACCATGTCTGCCGCGCTGTTCGGACCGCCAACGCTCGGCTTTCCTCACCTGGTCGATTACCTCGACAGTTTTCGCGATGGCCGGATCAGCACCAATCCGCAGCCGAAGCTGAACCGACCCTTTGCGGCGTTCTTCGTATCGGATGCAGATCGTGGCATCGCCCAGCTCGGATTTGACCAGGCGTTCGACCAATTCGTGGAGACCGTCAGGCACTTCGGCGTCGCGATTTTCACTCAGACGAACAGCTATACGGCCGGCGAACTCGGCTACTTTGTTCGACGACTGGCCGCAGAAGGGATCGTCGGCCTCGCCGCGACGAACGCGAACGCAATGGTCGTCGCTAAACCGGGAGGTCCCGCCGTCTATAGCACAAACCCCTTGGCGTTCGGATTCCCCATGGGTGACGGATCGCCACCCATGATTATCGACCAAGCTTCGAGCGCAACCGCGTTCGTCAATATCGTGGCTGCCGCCTCGGAGGGGCGCAGCATCCCCGCCGGGTGGGCCGTTGACGCGGATGGCAACGACACCGAGGACCCCAATCTCGCACTGAAGGGCGCGCTGCTGGCTTTCGGCGGACGCAAGGGAGCCAATGTCGCTCTGATGGTCGAGATGATGTCTGCTGGTTTGTCCGGCGGACCCTGGTCTCTTGACACACCCGATTTCAGGTCGGGCGACGTCTCGCCTGGTGTAGGGATGACGGTAATCGCCATGATGCCCGGAGTGGATCAGGCGGCCCGTATCGCCCGTGCGAGAACGCAGGCTGATCGCCTGGCGGGCCTTGGGGTTTTCATACCTGGCGTAACGGGCACCTCAAAGAAGGAACAACTGACCATCCCCGCTGGCGTTCATCGGCGTATCGCCGAGTTCGCTGCAAACGCGCCCGCCGCAGGCAACATGTCCTTGGCTTGA
- a CDS encoding NADH:flavin oxidoreductase: MSNDPLLQPYKLKHLTLRNRIIVTSHEPAYPEDGMPKERYRAYTVERAKGGVALTMTAGSAAVSKDSPPVFNNLLAYKDEIVPWVRQMTDAVHEEGAAIMIQLTHLGRRTRWDKGDWLPVVAPSHHREASHRAFPKKMEDWDIERIIKDFADAAERMKAGGMDGVELEAYGHLIDQFNSPLTNELDAPYGGSLENRMRFCLDVFKAMRERVGDDFILGVRYTADERLPGGTDKEVGIEISKRLRDSGLVDYLNVIRGHIDTDAGLTDVIPIQGMANSPHLDFAGEIRAATNFPTFHAAKIPDVATARHAVASGKVDMVGMTRAHMTDPHIVRKIMEKREDDIRPCVGANYCLDRIYQGGAAYCIHNAATGRELTMPHQIPKAGVSKKVVIVGAGPAGLEAARVAGERGHDVTVFEAASDPGGQVRLTAQSERRREMISIIDWRMAQCEKLGVKFQFNTWAEAETIEAENADVVIIATGGLPHTEVLSRGNELVVSSWDIISGDVKPGTNVLIFDDAGDHAGLQAAEFIAKSGAKVEIMTPDRSFAPEVMAMNLVPYMRSLQKLDTTFTVTYRLESVEKRGNQLVATVGSDYGGVSKERVFDQIVVNHGTIPLDEIYYELKPKSSNLGAVSYDQLIDGQPQAVNRNNEGKFQLYRIGDAVSARNTHAAIYDALRLVKDI, translated from the coding sequence ATGTCGAACGATCCTCTGCTTCAGCCCTACAAACTCAAGCACCTGACGCTCAGGAATCGGATCATCGTTACGTCGCACGAACCGGCTTACCCTGAGGACGGCATGCCGAAGGAGCGCTACCGCGCCTACACCGTCGAGCGCGCCAAAGGTGGCGTGGCGCTTACCATGACGGCCGGTTCGGCCGCGGTCTCCAAGGACAGCCCTCCGGTCTTCAACAATCTCCTCGCCTACAAGGACGAGATCGTTCCGTGGGTTCGGCAAATGACCGACGCCGTGCATGAGGAAGGCGCGGCCATCATGATCCAGCTTACCCACCTCGGCCGACGGACGCGTTGGGACAAGGGTGACTGGCTGCCAGTCGTCGCCCCCTCCCATCATCGCGAGGCATCCCACCGCGCCTTCCCCAAGAAGATGGAAGACTGGGACATCGAGCGTATCATCAAGGACTTCGCGGATGCCGCCGAGCGCATGAAGGCTGGCGGCATGGACGGCGTCGAACTCGAAGCCTACGGACACCTGATCGACCAGTTCAATTCGCCGCTTACCAACGAGCTCGATGCCCCCTATGGCGGCTCGCTCGAAAACCGCATGCGCTTCTGTCTTGATGTCTTCAAGGCCATGCGAGAGAGGGTCGGCGACGACTTCATTCTCGGCGTACGCTACACGGCCGACGAACGGCTCCCCGGTGGCACCGACAAGGAGGTTGGCATTGAGATTTCGAAACGTCTCAGAGACAGCGGCCTCGTCGACTACCTGAACGTCATCCGCGGCCACATCGATACCGACGCCGGCTTGACCGACGTCATCCCGATTCAGGGCATGGCCAACTCTCCCCACCTGGACTTCGCCGGGGAAATCCGGGCGGCGACCAACTTCCCGACATTCCATGCAGCCAAGATTCCGGACGTCGCCACGGCCCGCCATGCTGTCGCGTCCGGGAAGGTCGACATGGTGGGCATGACGCGTGCTCATATGACCGACCCGCATATCGTCCGCAAGATCATGGAAAAGCGCGAAGACGATATCCGTCCATGCGTGGGCGCCAACTACTGTCTCGACCGCATTTACCAGGGTGGTGCCGCCTACTGCATCCACAATGCCGCGACCGGGCGCGAGCTGACGATGCCGCACCAGATTCCAAAGGCTGGCGTCAGCAAGAAAGTCGTGATCGTAGGCGCAGGTCCGGCAGGGCTCGAAGCCGCACGAGTAGCGGGCGAGCGCGGGCACGACGTCACCGTCTTCGAGGCGGCAAGCGATCCCGGCGGACAGGTCCGTCTGACGGCTCAGAGCGAACGCCGTCGCGAGATGATCAGCATCATCGACTGGCGGATGGCGCAGTGCGAGAAACTCGGCGTGAAGTTCCAGTTCAACACCTGGGCCGAGGCAGAGACGATCGAGGCCGAAAACGCCGACGTCGTGATCATCGCGACCGGCGGGCTGCCCCATACGGAAGTCCTGTCCAGGGGCAACGAGCTCGTCGTGTCGTCCTGGGACATTATTTCGGGCGACGTAAAGCCCGGGACGAACGTACTCATCTTCGACGATGCGGGCGACCATGCGGGCCTTCAGGCGGCCGAGTTCATCGCCAAGTCTGGGGCAAAGGTTGAAATCATGACGCCGGATCGGTCGTTCGCACCGGAAGTCATGGCGATGAACCTCGTCCCCTACATGCGGTCGCTTCAGAAACTCGATACGACCTTCACGGTCACCTACAGGCTGGAGTCTGTCGAGAAGCGCGGCAACCAGCTCGTAGCAACCGTCGGCAGCGATTATGGCGGCGTTTCGAAGGAACGGGTGTTCGACCAGATCGTCGTCAACCACGGGACCATCCCGCTGGACGAAATCTACTACGAACTCAAACCCAAGTCCTCCAACCTGGGTGCGGTTTCCTACGACCAGCTTATTGACGGTCAGCCCCAGGCGGTAAACCGAAACAACGAAGGAAAATTCCAGCTCTACCGTATCGGCGATGCGGTGTCCGCGAGGAACACCCACGCGGCCATCTACGACGCGTTGCGTCTGGTCAAAGACATCTGA
- a CDS encoding TetR/AcrR family transcriptional regulator, which produces MEQVLNDSGWRGSQEGWLEAAYESLLESGVDSVKILALAKRLNLSRTSFYWFFKDRDELLNALLGKWREKNTGNLIKQSGAYAETVVEAMLNVFDCWLDKSIFDSQFEFAVRSWALQSDEILAEVQKADQARISAITEMFEKFGYDAVSADVRARTIYLVQIGYITMQAKEDVALRMKRIPTYVEIYTGKKPEQRELDRFFARHGYVPK; this is translated from the coding sequence ATGGAACAGGTTTTGAACGACAGCGGATGGCGCGGATCGCAGGAGGGTTGGCTCGAGGCTGCCTATGAATCCCTGCTCGAATCCGGCGTCGACTCGGTCAAAATCCTCGCACTTGCAAAGCGACTGAATCTTTCGCGGACCAGCTTCTACTGGTTCTTCAAAGACAGGGACGAGTTGCTCAATGCGCTGCTGGGCAAGTGGCGGGAGAAGAATACCGGCAACCTCATCAAGCAGTCGGGCGCATATGCGGAGACAGTGGTCGAGGCGATGTTGAACGTTTTCGACTGCTGGCTCGACAAGTCGATCTTCGACTCGCAGTTCGAGTTCGCGGTCCGCAGCTGGGCGCTTCAGTCGGATGAGATTCTGGCCGAAGTGCAGAAAGCAGACCAGGCGCGCATCAGCGCGATCACCGAGATGTTCGAGAAATTCGGCTACGACGCGGTCTCGGCAGACGTACGCGCCCGCACGATTTATCTCGTCCAGATTGGCTACATCACCATGCAGGCGAAGGAGGATGTCGCGCTGCGGATGAAACGCATTCCGACCTATGTGGAAATCTACACAGGCAAAAAGCCCGAGCAGCGCGAGCTGGACCGCTTTTTCGCGCGGCACGGCTACGTGCCGAAATAG
- a CDS encoding pyrroline-5-carboxylate reductase family protein — translation MGSQARIGIIGAGGWLGKAFSQSIVEAGIADAEALTLSYRSAKPDVLPSATWTKDNQLLVERSDVVIVSVRPEDFPAVRVSAQGKLVISVMAGVTLEHLARHLQTDRIVRSLPNGAAEVRSSYTPWVASEAAGEEDCRIAQAIFESCGTSDRLATEADIDYFTGLTGSGPAFPALLAAAMMNHAVARGINRDVARRGVNALLVGAGRLAELRADCPNDLVETFMAYRGTTAAAMDAMRAAGIDDAVGRGLDAAFRKSIAMGHADAEAPQPTASA, via the coding sequence ATGGGGAGTCAGGCGAGAATCGGGATCATAGGGGCGGGGGGCTGGCTGGGTAAGGCCTTCTCCCAGTCCATCGTGGAAGCCGGGATCGCCGACGCCGAAGCCCTCACTCTTTCTTATCGGAGCGCCAAGCCTGACGTCCTTCCGTCCGCGACCTGGACGAAAGACAACCAGCTCCTCGTCGAGCGCTCAGACGTCGTCATCGTGTCTGTGCGACCGGAAGATTTCCCGGCGGTCCGCGTCAGCGCCCAGGGCAAGCTTGTGATTTCGGTCATGGCCGGTGTCACCCTGGAACACCTCGCCCGCCACCTCCAAACCGACCGAATAGTGCGTTCGCTGCCGAACGGTGCCGCAGAAGTGAGGAGTTCCTACACGCCGTGGGTGGCCTCGGAAGCGGCCGGCGAGGAGGACTGTCGCATCGCGCAGGCGATCTTCGAGTCGTGTGGGACGTCTGACAGACTGGCGACCGAAGCGGATATTGATTATTTCACGGGCCTCACCGGGTCCGGCCCGGCGTTTCCGGCGCTCCTTGCCGCCGCGATGATGAACCACGCAGTCGCCCGGGGAATAAACCGAGACGTCGCGCGCCGAGGCGTGAACGCTCTTCTCGTAGGCGCGGGCCGTCTGGCCGAGCTCCGGGCTGATTGTCCCAACGATCTCGTCGAAACCTTCATGGCTTACCGCGGCACGACGGCGGCGGCGATGGACGCGATGCGCGCGGCAGGCATCGACGACGCGGTGGGCCGCGGCCTGGACGCAGCCTTTCGCAAGTCAATCGCAATGGGGCATGCGGACGCCGAGGCTCCGCAACCGACCGCCTCGGCGTAG
- a CDS encoding dimethylsulfonioproprionate lyase family protein, with protein sequence MYRYQTLQYPVEFEPLASASRWMSMRGSRPAALQAFISAAGNLFLADDVPTMARYIAGKVFHDISRASSHYCSGGIELPAVSHLSLAVGRAREQGGKIAAVAAAMEAIVPGLRWYQSNTGPFASVNFLDGHAHAYIVGPDGLEQRDCIHLGVTILAPFTRYPDHRRRYPAAFAALSHMEVRVDESAWMPHRAGGVFFAEGGSGLALRCTSGPALVLWCERASGR encoded by the coding sequence GTGTATCGCTACCAGACCCTGCAATATCCGGTCGAGTTCGAACCGCTTGCATCTGCTTCCAGGTGGATGTCGATGCGCGGCAGCCGGCCGGCCGCCTTGCAAGCGTTTATCAGCGCGGCCGGAAACCTCTTTCTTGCAGACGATGTCCCGACAATGGCCAGATACATTGCCGGGAAAGTCTTTCACGACATCTCACGCGCCAGCAGCCACTATTGCTCGGGAGGCATCGAGCTTCCCGCCGTAAGCCATCTCTCGCTCGCTGTCGGAAGGGCACGCGAGCAAGGGGGAAAGATCGCGGCGGTCGCCGCGGCGATGGAGGCAATTGTTCCCGGACTGCGCTGGTACCAAAGCAATACGGGCCCGTTCGCCAGCGTCAACTTTCTCGACGGCCACGCCCACGCATACATTGTTGGGCCTGATGGTCTCGAGCAGCGAGACTGTATCCATCTAGGGGTCACCATATTGGCTCCTTTCACCAGATATCCCGATCATCGCAGGCGCTATCCCGCTGCCTTCGCGGCGCTCTCGCACATGGAAGTTCGAGTGGACGAGAGCGCTTGGATGCCTCATCGCGCCGGCGGGGTATTTTTCGCCGAAGGCGGCAGCGGCCTGGCGCTTCGCTGCACCAGCGGGCCTGCGCTCGTGCTTTGGTGCGAAAGAGCGAGCGGCCGGTGA
- a CDS encoding electron transfer flavoprotein subunit alpha/FixB family protein, whose translation MAVLLLADHDNATLSDQTAKALTAAQKIGGDVHILVAGSDARAAADAAANLSGVSKVLLADDAALANNLAEPLAALIVSLAGSYDAIAAAATSVGKNVMPRVAALLDVAQVSEIIEVVSADTFKRPIYAGNAIQTVQATDSKKVITVRTASFSPASRGPAAAVEAVSTAALSSGLSTFVANSLSSSDRPELTSAKIIISGGRALGSSEKFKDVILPVADKLGAAVGASRAAVDAGYAPNDWQVGQTGKVVAPQLYIACGISGAIQHLAGMKDSKVIVAINKDEEAPIFQVADYGLVADLFDVLPELEKLT comes from the coding sequence ATGGCCGTTCTTCTTCTGGCTGATCATGACAACGCCACGCTTTCCGACCAGACCGCCAAGGCGCTGACGGCGGCCCAGAAAATCGGCGGCGACGTTCACATCCTCGTCGCGGGCTCGGATGCGAGGGCAGCGGCCGACGCCGCGGCAAACCTTTCCGGGGTCTCGAAGGTCCTGCTGGCCGACGATGCGGCGCTTGCCAACAACCTGGCAGAACCGCTTGCAGCATTGATAGTCTCGCTTGCAGGCTCCTACGACGCGATCGCCGCGGCCGCGACCTCGGTCGGCAAGAACGTCATGCCGCGCGTTGCGGCGCTGCTCGACGTCGCCCAGGTCTCGGAAATCATCGAGGTCGTCTCGGCCGATACCTTCAAGCGTCCGATCTATGCGGGCAATGCGATCCAGACAGTTCAGGCCACCGACAGCAAGAAGGTGATCACCGTCCGCACCGCCTCGTTTTCCCCGGCCTCTCGAGGCCCCGCTGCTGCCGTTGAGGCAGTCTCAACGGCAGCTCTTTCTTCCGGTCTCTCCACGTTCGTTGCAAACTCGCTGTCGTCCTCCGACCGCCCGGAGCTGACCTCGGCGAAGATCATCATCTCCGGCGGCCGGGCGCTCGGTTCCTCGGAGAAGTTCAAGGACGTGATCCTGCCGGTCGCCGACAAGCTCGGCGCCGCCGTCGGCGCGTCGCGCGCCGCCGTCGATGCCGGCTATGCGCCGAACGACTGGCAGGTCGGCCAGACCGGCAAGGTGGTCGCGCCCCAACTTTACATCGCCTGCGGCATCTCCGGTGCCATCCAGCACCTTGCCGGCATGAAGGATTCCAAGGTGATCGTCGCCATCAACAAGGACGAGGAGGCGCCGATCTTCCAGGTCGCCGACTATGGCCTCGTCGCCGATCTATTCGACGTCCTGCCGGAGCTCGAGAAACTGACCTGA